The nucleotide window GCAACGGCATGCCTTGGTGGTGCTCGACAATTGTGAACATCTGCTCGAACGTTGTCGGACAGTGGTGGACGATCTGCTGGCTTCGGCGCCTCGGTTGTCGATCCTCGCCACCAGTCGCGAACCGCTGCGAGCGGCAGGGGAAACGCTGCTGCGGTTACCACCCCTGACGGTGCCTCCAGCCTCGGCGATTTATAGCGTGGCCGAGGCCATGGGGTATTCAGCGGTGCAGCTGTTGGTCAGCCGCGCCCGAGCCCGTCAGCAAGGGTTTGCCCTGCGCCAACAGGATCTCAAGGCCGTGTGCAATATTTGTCGGCGGCTGGATGGCTTGCCCCTGGCCATTGAGCTGGCGGCGGCGCAGATCGATGCACTGGCGCTGGTGGGGTTACAAGCGCAACTGGGCAACTGTTTTCAGCTGTTGAGCCAAGGTCGACGCACCGCCGTGCCACGGCATCAGAATCTCAAAGCCGCACTGGACTGGAGCTATGAACGGCTGAGCCCGTTGGAGCAGATGGTGTTGCAGCGGCTGGCGGTGTTCAAGATGGCGTTCACCCTGGACGCGGCGATTGGCGTGATCAGTGGCGCGATGTTGCTGCCCGCGAGTCTGGTCAACGTGGTGGAGAGTCTGGTGAATAAATCGCTGCTCTCGGTGGAGCAGGGTAACGGTGTGACCCGCTACCGTTTCCTCAATACCACGCGCACCTACGCCCTGGAGAAGCTCGAACACAGCGGATATTTACACGCCTTCGAACTGCGTTATGAACGCTACACCAGTCCGGCTCACCGGACTTCAGGCAGGCAGGTCGCGCTGCAGCTCGTCGAGTAGCCGCCGGACTTTGATCAGGTCCGGTGTGGCGAAGCCTTCGGTGAAACGCTGGTAAATCGGCGCCAGCAGCTCATGGGCTTGTCGCAAGTGGCCCTGACGTTGCCACAGCTGAGCCAGTGATGTGGCGCTGCGCAGTTCCCAGGCCAGCGCTCCCTGGGTTTTCGCCACGGCTAAAGCCTTGAGCAGCACCGCCTCGGCCGCGTCGACGCTGTTCGGGCAATTCTCTGCCAGTAACGCGTCGGCCCTGGCCCGCAGAATCTCCGCCGTGCTCCAGCCCGCCGCGCCGTTTTCGGCCCGTTCCAGCAACGCATCATCGATGAAACGGCTGTCCAGCGTGACCATGATTTCCTTGACCAACCCGGTGTCTGGTCGCGGGGACGAGGGCGTATCGGCAACGTCGATCACCTGCGCGTAATGTTTGGCCCAGGTGTAGAACAGCAACACCGAGTGTTTCTTCGCCTGCTCAAGCAGCAAGGCCAGGAGTTCGCGGGCGACCGGCGCGTTGCCGTTGTAATGGGCCATCAGGCAACCGGACAGCGCCAGGGTGTAGCAGATGGACGTGCCATGATTGATCTGCATCGCGATGTCGAGCGCCTGTCGTGCGGTGTGCCAGGCTTTCTCCGGGAGCCCTTGCAACCAGAGAATGCGCGCCAGAATCGTCAGGGCCGCCACGCTCTGGTCGTACTGCACGCCAAAGCCATGGGTGAAGCGGTTGAGGTGGCCGCTCTGGGCCAGGCGTTGAATGACCTGCTCGGCACTCTCCCGCGCCAGTGCCTGATCCCCGGCAAAATGCAGGGCCAAGACCCGCAAGCGGTGAGTGCTCAGGGATAACACTGCGTCGCCGTGCAGTCCCAAACAGTCAAATTGTCGGCTCTGCTCCAGGGCCATTTGGTACTGGCCACAACTGAGGTTGACCGCCATGTGCCCCGAGATTGCCCTGAGCTGACCGGCCATATCGTTACAGTGTTCGGCCAGTCGTTTGGCACTGACGAACGCTTCGATGGTTTCAGCGGTACCGCCCTGGGTGTGGTAGCAGGAGCTGCCGAGGGCGAGCTTCAAGGTCATTTTCAAACGCGGGCAGGGATGGTCTGTCGCCTTGAGCAACGCCAAGGCCTTGCGCACATACACACCGTGCTCCTTGAGCAGCGACAGTTCCTGCCAGAGCGGTGTTGAGGTCGCGGCAAGGCGGATGGCCAACGCTTGCGACCCTTGAGTATTCAAGGCCCAATCGAGCGCCGCACGAATGTCTTCCAGGTTGCGGGCGTAACGCTCGGTCCAGCGCTCGCTCGGGGTGTGTTCCCAATCGCTCTGCGCCTGCTGCATCAAGGCCAGGCAGCATTCGGCATGGCGCTCCCGGATGTCCGCCAGCTCTTGGGCCTGGTCGAGTTTTTCCAGCGCATAGCCACGTGTGGTGTCGAGCAGACGGTAGAACACTTCTTCCTCGCCGACTTCCACGTTCAGCAATGACTTGGCCACCAATTGGGTAATCGAGCCAAATACCACGTCGGGCTCGATGTACTGGCCGACAATCACGGCGGCCGCCGATTCCAGGGTAAAACCGCCCCGGAATATCCCCAATCGGCGCAGGCAGGTTTGCTCGCAGGCATTGAGCAGTTCGAAGCTCCAGTCCAGTGTGGCGCGCAGGGTTTGATGGCGGCCCATGGTCGTCGGGCAGCCTTGGGCGAGCAGACGAAAACTGCCTTGCAGTTGTGACAGCAAGCCACTCAAACCCAGGTTGCCGACTTGCGCCGCCGCCAGTTCGATCGCCAGCGGTATACCGTCCAGGCGACGGCAGATTTCAATTGCCAGCGGCAGCTCGGCTTCGCTCAGTTCGAAGCTGTCGTGGCTGGCCATCGCCCGCTCGACAAACAATTGCAGCGCCGAAAACGTCAGGGCCTGAGCGCGGTCGAGGACCGCGATGGGCGGTGGGCAGTCCAGCGATTCCAGGCGCTGCACGCATTCGCCTTCGGCCCGCAGGCTTTCGCGACTGGTGGCCAGAATATGCACTTGGGGCGCTGTGCGCAGGATACTTTCGCTGAGCAACGCAATGGCATCGATCAAGTGTTCGCAGTTATCGATGACCAGCAGCATCTGCCGGTCGCGCAAGCACGTGGCGAGCCCGTTCATGGGTTCGGCGTCATGCAACGACAGGCCTAGCGCTGTCGCCAGGTGTGCGCCGATCATCAAGGGGTCGTTGATCGGTGCCAGGTCCAGCAGGCGAATGCCGTCTCGATAGCGACCGATCAGTTGCTCGGCGACGCGCAGCGCCACGGTCGTCTTGCCGATCCCGCCGGGGCCCACGAGGGTGATGAAACGCTGCCGCGAGAGTTGCGCCAACAGGCTGTCGACCAGGGCCTGACGGCCGATCATGCGGGTCCGGCGGATCGGCAGGTTATGGCCGCCTGGTTCATTGGCGTCGTTTTGCGGGCGTTGTTCGATGGGCTCCAGGGAAAACGGAGCGACAAAACTGTAGCCGCGCTGGGCGACGGTGACGATGTAACGCTGGCCGGCCTGACCGTCACCGAGGGCTTTGCGCAGTGCCGCCATGTGCACGCGCAGGTTGATGTCTTCCACCACGCTTTTCGGCCAGACCCGGGCGATCAGGTGCTGCTTGCTCACCACCTGGCCTGCGTGCTCCAGCAGGATCAACAGAATGTCCATGGCCCGCCGGCCCAGGCGCAGGGGCTGGTCGGCCTCCATCACCAGGCGTTGTCCGGGGTAGATCCGGTAGGGGCCGAAATGGATGGCCTGTTCGGGGGAAAGGGTCAACGGGTCACTCCTGCTTGCATCCGTCTATCACGCGCTATTCAGGCATATTCCTCAGGTTTTTTCGGCAACGCAACGCAGCGTCAGGCGCGTTCTCGGCGTGTGCATCGGTTGTTGCCTTGCCGTCATTACCCAGTGGTCCCGTATTTATTGGGCACAGTGCGGGTAGAGGGCGCGCCGGGGTCATGGGTGCACGGTGAAAAATTAACAACGTTTAACTCGTACCGAGTCCGGTCTACGCTCAAAAATCCATTTCTTCAAGTAGCCGAAGGTATCGGCCTTTTTGCAACAGAAAGTGCAACAAAAAGCGTGCCGCAAAAGGACGAACACTTCTGGAGGAGCCGGAATGAGCAACGTGGTGGTGGTCTATCACAGTGGTTACGGGCACACCCGGGTCATGGCCGAAGCCGTGGGCCTGGGAGTGGAACGGCACCTGGGCAGCACCAGTCGGCTGATTCCGGTGGAGGAAGTGGACGAGCACTGGGAACGCTTGCACCGTGCCGATGCAATCATCTTCGGCGCCCCGACCTACATGGGCAGCGCCTCGGCGGCGTTCAAGGGCTTCATGGAAGCCACCGCGTCGTTCTACCTGGCGCAACCCTGGCGCGACAAACTCGCTGCCGGGTTTACCAACTCCGGTTGCCTGTGCGGCGACAAGCTCAACACCTTGCTGCAGATGGCGGTGTTCGCCGCCCAGCACTCGATGATCTGGGTCGGCCTCGACCTGTTGCCGGCGCGCAGCAGCATCGGCGTGTTCGACGGGCAGTTGAATCGACTCGGCAGTTCGCTGGGGGCGATGGCCCAATCGAACGTCGAGCAATCCCCAGAATTTGCACCCCCCCAGGAAGACCGCCGTACCGCCGCACATTTGGGCGAGCGGGTGGCGCGCCTGGCCGAGCGAATGGCCCATACCTCTGATTAACCGTCGTAAACCCCATGCATCAGGAGAATCATGATGAGCACCTTTACCACCCGAGACGGCACCGAGATTTACTACAAGGACTGGGGCACCGGTCAGCCGATCGTCTTCAGCCACGGTTGGCCGTTGAATGCCGACAGTTGGGAGTCGCAGATGATCTTCCTGGCCTCCAAAGGCTACCGGGTCATCGCCCATGACCGTCGTGGTCACGGTCGTTCGAGCCAGCCATGGTTCGGCAACGAAATGGACACCTACGCCGATGACCTCGCGCAGCTGATCGAGCATTTGGATCTGCAAAACACCGTGCTGTTCGGCTTCTCCACCGGCGGTGGCGAAGTGGCGCGCTACATCGGTCGCTACGGCACTGGTCGC belongs to Pseudomonas sp. B21-015 and includes:
- a CDS encoding helix-turn-helix transcriptional regulator; the encoded protein is MNSLRNINNDTVLRFGPYAFHLHQRLILDGDRPLRMGGRALEILQVLVEHAGAVVSKEALIAHVWPTSVVEEINLRVHIAALRRALGDGPNGQPYIVNIPQRGYSFIAPVQHDRTGTPVLVETLHKPQHNLPARLTAVTGRDSIVGSVVRQLPVRRFMTLVGPAGIGKTTVALRVAELLLQHYRDGVWMVDLAAIDAPSQLVDHLSRTLELDVGAKALAQRHALVVLDNCEHLLERCRTVVDDLLASAPRLSILATSREPLRAAGETLLRLPPLTVPPASAIYSVAEAMGYSAVQLLVSRARARQQGFALRQQDLKAVCNICRRLDGLPLAIELAAAQIDALALVGLQAQLGNCFQLLSQGRRTAVPRHQNLKAALDWSYERLSPLEQMVLQRLAVFKMAFTLDAAIGVISGAMLLPASLVNVVESLVNKSLLSVEQGNGVTRYRFLNTTRTYALEKLEHSGYLHAFELRYERYTSPAHRTSGRQVALQLVE
- a CDS encoding helix-turn-helix transcriptional regulator, which codes for MTLSPEQAIHFGPYRIYPGQRLVMEADQPLRLGRRAMDILLILLEHAGQVVSKQHLIARVWPKSVVEDINLRVHMAALRKALGDGQAGQRYIVTVAQRGYSFVAPFSLEPIEQRPQNDANEPGGHNLPIRRTRMIGRQALVDSLLAQLSRQRFITLVGPGGIGKTTVALRVAEQLIGRYRDGIRLLDLAPINDPLMIGAHLATALGLSLHDAEPMNGLATCLRDRQMLLVIDNCEHLIDAIALLSESILRTAPQVHILATSRESLRAEGECVQRLESLDCPPPIAVLDRAQALTFSALQLFVERAMASHDSFELSEAELPLAIEICRRLDGIPLAIELAAAQVGNLGLSGLLSQLQGSFRLLAQGCPTTMGRHQTLRATLDWSFELLNACEQTCLRRLGIFRGGFTLESAAAVIVGQYIEPDVVFGSITQLVAKSLLNVEVGEEEVFYRLLDTTRGYALEKLDQAQELADIRERHAECCLALMQQAQSDWEHTPSERWTERYARNLEDIRAALDWALNTQGSQALAIRLAATSTPLWQELSLLKEHGVYVRKALALLKATDHPCPRLKMTLKLALGSSCYHTQGGTAETIEAFVSAKRLAEHCNDMAGQLRAISGHMAVNLSCGQYQMALEQSRQFDCLGLHGDAVLSLSTHRLRVLALHFAGDQALARESAEQVIQRLAQSGHLNRFTHGFGVQYDQSVAALTILARILWLQGLPEKAWHTARQALDIAMQINHGTSICYTLALSGCLMAHYNGNAPVARELLALLLEQAKKHSVLLFYTWAKHYAQVIDVADTPSSPRPDTGLVKEIMVTLDSRFIDDALLERAENGAAGWSTAEILRARADALLAENCPNSVDAAEAVLLKALAVAKTQGALAWELRSATSLAQLWQRQGHLRQAHELLAPIYQRFTEGFATPDLIKVRRLLDELQRDLPA
- a CDS encoding flavodoxin family protein, translating into MSNVVVVYHSGYGHTRVMAEAVGLGVERHLGSTSRLIPVEEVDEHWERLHRADAIIFGAPTYMGSASAAFKGFMEATASFYLAQPWRDKLAAGFTNSGCLCGDKLNTLLQMAVFAAQHSMIWVGLDLLPARSSIGVFDGQLNRLGSSLGAMAQSNVEQSPEFAPPQEDRRTAAHLGERVARLAERMAHTSD